In one Lolium rigidum isolate FL_2022 chromosome 3, APGP_CSIRO_Lrig_0.1, whole genome shotgun sequence genomic region, the following are encoded:
- the LOC124696768 gene encoding uncharacterized protein LOC124696768, which yields MSSRKRFSLPVLLVFLLALLFLAGATDTLHRKDHNSLSAASGAISRKLLRVVHGAKQAKKQPSDGEALPRGIVHGTSNLEMVSMVGDPEQKHGGGKSLLAIPVGIKNKAAVDKLVSKFPADRFTLMVFHYDGAGEEQWDDLEWSRRAVHVSARGQTKWWFAKRFLHPDIVAEYDYVFLWDEDVEVDAFDPVRYLDIVKREGLEVSQPALDRRSEIHHGITARALLRPGVQGGGDVHRRFYKAASALGRGGCDDSSTGPPCAGWVEMMVPVFSRAAWRCSWGMVQNDLVHAWGLDYKLGYCAQGDRTLKVGVVDSEYVLHRGVPMLGGTEGKAAAFRAAVRRRSHAEMQIFDRRWKEAAANDASWTDPYQ from the coding sequence ATGTCGTCGCGGAAACGTTTCTCGCTGCCGGTGCTGCTCGTATTCCTCCTCGCGTTATTGTTCCTCGCCGGCGCAACCGACACGCTTCATCGGAAGGACCATAATAGCCTGTCAGCAGCATCCGGCGCGATCTCGCGTAAACTGTTACGCGTAGTCCATGGAGCGAAACAAGCCAAGAAGCAGCCATCGGACGGCGAAGCTTTGCCGAGGGGCATCGTGCACGGCACGTCCAACCTCGAGATGGTATCCATGGTCGGCGACCCTGAGCAGAAGCACGGCGGCGGGAAGAGCCTCCTGGCGATCCCGGTGGGCATCAAGAACAAGGCCGCCGTCGACAAGCTCGTCTCCAAGTTCCCGGCCGACAGATTCACGCTGATGGTCTTCCACTACGACGGCGCCGGGGAGGAGCAGTGGGATGACCTCGAGTGGTCGCGCCGCGCGGTGCACGTGTCGGCGCGCGGCCAGACCAAGTGGTGGTTCGCCAAGCGGTTCCTGCACCCCGACATTGTTGCCGAGTACGACTACGTCTTCCTGTGGGACGAGGACGTCGAGGTGGACGCCTTCGACCCTGTCCGGTACCTCGACATCGTCAAGAGAGAAGGGCTTGAGGTATCTCAGCCGGCACTCGACCGCCGGTCCGAGATCCACCATGGCATCACGGCGCGTGCACTGCTGAGGCCCGGCGTCCAAGGAGGAGGCGACGTGCACCGGAGGTTCTATAAGGCGGCTTCGGCCTTGGGAAGAGGAGGGTGCGACGACAGCAGCACGGGGCCGCCGTGTGCCGGgtgggtggagatgatggtgccgGTCTTCTCCCGGGCGGCGTGGCGCTGCAGCTGGGGCATGGTCCAGAACGACCTCGTGCACGCCTGGGGCCTCGACTACAAGCTCGGCTACTGCGCGCAGGGCGACAGGACGCTCAAGGTCGGCGTCGTCGACAGCGAGTACGTCCTACACAGGGGAGTCCCTATGCTCGGCGGGACCGAGGGCAAGGCCGCGGCTTTCCGGGCCGCGGTGAGGAGGCGATCGCATGCTGAGATGCAGATTTTCGACAGGAGATGGAAGGAAGCTGCAGCCAACGACGCGTCATGGACAGACCCTTACCAGTAG